The proteins below come from a single Scatophagus argus isolate fScaArg1 chromosome 15, fScaArg1.pri, whole genome shotgun sequence genomic window:
- the gphb5 gene encoding glycoprotein hormone beta-5: MLPLAAGQQLSHSLMTPQRKKSQWPGVVLVLLLWVSLQPLHQASAVNLRRFIGCAVREFTFLARKPGCGGMHITTDACWGRCETWEKPILDPPFIESFQRVCTYNETRLVTVKLPNCLPNVDPTYTYPVALRCDCDVCLTSTTECITSV, translated from the exons ATGCTGCCTTTGGCTGCAGGACAGCAGCTGAGCCACAGCCTGATGACCCCGCAGAGGAAGAAATCCCAGTG GCCCGGGGTGGTGCTGGTGCTCCTGCTCTGGGTCTCTCTGCAACCCCTCCACCAGGCGTCAGCCGTCAACCTGCGCCGCTTCATCGGCTGTGCCGTCCGGGAGTTCACCTTTCTGGCCAGGAAACCCGGCTGTGGGGGCATGCACATCACCACCGACGCCTGCTGGGGGCGCTGTGAGACCTGGGAG AAGCCCATCCTGGACCCTCCTTTCATCGAGTCCTTCCAGCGGGTTTGCACCTACAACGAGACCCGTCTGGTCACCGTGAAACTGCCCAACTGCCTGCCGAACGTCGACCCAACGTACACGTACCCGGTGGCCCTGAGATGTGACTGCGACGTCTGTCTGACCAGCACCACTGAATGTATAACATCTGTGTAA
- the syne2a gene encoding nesprin-2a produces the protein MSSDFYSRDDVLERGSIPLDIDNIQLLLQVEQEQIQKKTFTNWVNAQLAKRRPPCMVVDLFNDFRDGSKLLELLEVMSGQRLSRERGRGMFQHRSNIEKALSFLRNKSIKLVNINIPDIINGKPSIVLGLIWTIILQYHIEELASGLSFSSRQSSMESLTSLDSRSTLSSRSATSSPVPPRGSPLHNRFKVSAKKALLLWVREQCHKAGCTLNVKDFKASWRSGVVFLAILYALRPDLVDLSKARTRSNKQNLEEAFCIAEKELRIPRLLDPDDVDVRDPDEKSIMTYVAQFLQYSRDLPPAEEETQTQYLTLPKSPSPVDLPVHYTPAISASPLRQATPDRKAKEVTCWLVQAYDELLEGWDSTDGESYSERYHVFHTFLVSFNEQRRPIMPLLTVMRRTPKLSEEQRALREAWDALTAKIREYKVELDMSLPAPLDTVARWLLKTEGALAEEEGEPQDHGRAADEAREKQELLRVCLEEMPQHLKTFQSFQNLDEYGNVMVPTDKMDELKRRFTGVRVSAKYHGIKLEYREHRHTVLDLLGQVRTKLRLWKRPYISPEAVRVLLQEWHELVNRQELTSLLEATLHKLKQVSEKYSSKSALSADYPHVRQQVKHLGEDTAVVLEEVTTSKSTMSRVLSAWDSYSDCLSSLQAWLEQGSVRHSQGHRPEVTSESIAEWGSRQAYLNEVGNFLIESTDPQTSRSLAEELRRLNMHWAEFVKRNTFDNKAEPGADVQARPQDIQALLKEATLLLKEPLEATAGPLRTYRKRIQFILRKIKEVDLEALTPSPECPADQLQKLKPALLEVMQTLLEAEQVCAELQHSVSGLDSRLAELLHWETEARGLYQLLRAAERQQRGQDPRAKVLISRGLQLEGQVVTEEQDVQVMVMKSQKNSPIQYLHASAMQDRVRAAVAQSQEAVGMLSSLGARRDRSRSPPEGPPPSKVFIQAKEKPQHMIESDTGHQAQQVETKSVSHPCHETFVPKIVVQEYREKKMTSPPMPYTYAQAVTQIRTKSPPEGQDAALPESAVQIQQQVQGQGLILQQQPPQQEQLQKQTAIEREHQEHKQQLTQEAQQQLMPTEPQQQELEQQQHLEIYQDQVQRRVVTQVQVETQVRQTPEHYEQMLPHQQPGRKSPLSSQELKSRKAQAMKNRPWLQKPASGKHKTSAPGAERYSTEGPIQAEPQSDKETVGSVQLVPQHTAAARPLPETQAKVTEQPQQDTQRLHKQEQQQQEQLQHQQQQQKEKRQKQQPQHMEKQPKQKEQLLLQEQQKQPQELLPVLRQTEPHSDTKAECQTTTMMQPHPQTGPKVQNQSQPQTTVYQKSQTVVQVRSTSVSHTTIESLQPAKTMSQTIVSEGQPPSQVLPLPHGLMKTQSLTQSQTQLQLQPQVQTHTQVCVPGGPQPSMQPQALGHGPDGAQIRPSSPKQAPLQGHIQPPVPSHIQLRSHPQSWAHVRPPSPKPQTHAPVESQSVPQAQTHAQPKIQSQAHVQPVTQGLIHAQPMTHNQPLAQQTQAQFAVQPQIHSQPITQYSTHAQPAVQSGHSQVHAWSQVRTSSPLSIPHPQATTQPPFYPQGYSQGKSPPLQWIPKQESQNQAISQQTHPIPQPYPQQIGQSPQSQAYPAAQPVPQWSQAGSQVGPQLGHPGYSHMGPSYTRPQIQPQVQTQPWAQTQPQVRPHGSMQQQPQMRTYDMFHIQTQQGQVQHQTWAQAPPQIQPQPYSQLQPQPYSQLQPQPHSQQYSQVQHHPLPQMQASIPTQSQPPHHTHSQPQLQPQLQAQSQAQIQTQPLRKVKPHVQTQQSQLSLQFQQPPHPKHQTQSQTPPKTQSATQPKGELPTQPKPPVHSVTNPTQGRITATTYT, from the exons ATGTCGTCAGACTTCTACTCCAGAGATGACGTGTTGGAGAGGGGGTCCATCCCCCTGGACATTGACAacatccagctgctgctgcagg TGGAACAAGAGCAGATTCAGAAGAAGACCTTCACCAACTGGGTCAACGCTCAGCTGGCAAAG cGGAGGCCGCCATGCATGGTGGTGGACCTGTTCAATGATTTCCGTGACGGCTCCAAGCTGTTGGAACTGCTGGAAGTGATGAGCGGCCAGCGCCTC AGTCgggaaagaggcagaggaatGTTTCAGCACAGGAGCAACATCGAGAAAGCCCTTTCCTTTCTCAGGAACAAATCG aTCAAACTTGTCAATATAAACATTCCTGATATTATTAACGGTAAACCGTCCATCGTCCTGGGTCTCATATGGACAATCATCCTGCAGTATCAT ATTGAGGAGTTGGCCAGCGGCCTCTCATTCAGCTCTCGTCAGTCCTCCATGGAGTCTTTGACCAGTCTGGATTCGCGCTCCACTCTGTCGAGTCGCTCGGCCACCAGTAGTCCTGTTCCTCCAAGAGGCTCACCGCTACACAACCGTTTCAAGGTTTCTGCCAAGAAAGCCCTGCTGCTCTGGGTCCGGGAACAGTGCCACAA agctGGCTGTACATTAAACGTGAAAGACTTCAAAGCTAGCTGGAGGAGTGGAGTGGTCTTCCTGGCGATCCTGTACGCTCTGCGGCCCGACCTGGTGGATCTGTCCAAAGCCAGAACCAGGAGCAACAAGCAGAACTTGGAGGAGGCCTTTTGCATCGCAGAGAAAGAGCTGAGGATCCCCCGACTGCTGGATCCCGATG ATGTGGACGTTCGAGACCCTGATGAGAAGTCCATCATGACCTACGTGGCTCAGTTCCTGCAGTACTCCAGAGACCTGCCGCCCGCAGAGGAAGAAACGCAG ACACAGTACCTCACTCTTCCAAAAAGTCCTTCTCCTGTCGACCTGCCTGTTCACTACACTCCTGCTATCTCTGCCTCACCGCTGCGACAG GCGACGCCTGATCGAAAGGCAAAGGAAGTGACATGCTGGCTGGTTCAGGCATATGATGAGCTGCTGGAGGGGTGGGACTCCACAGATGGGGAGAGCTACTCAGAGAGATACCAT GTATTTCACACCTTTCTGGTGTCCTTTAATGAGCAGCGGCGTCCCATCATGCCTTTGTTGACAGTGATGAGACGAACCCCGAAACTCAGCGAGGAGCAGCGAGCACTCCGTGAGGCTTGGGATGCCCTCACTGCAAAG atacGTGAATACAAAGTGGAGTTAGACATGAGTCTTCCAGCTCCCTTGGATACGGTGGCTCGCTGGCTGCTGAAAACAGAGGGGGCTCTGGCCGAGGAGGAGGGCGAGCCACAGGACCACGGCCGAGCTGCTGACGAAGCCCGGGAGAAACAGGAGCTGCTCAGA GTTTGCCTGGAGGAGATGCCACAGCATCTGAAGACCTTCCAGTCCTTCCAGAACTTGGATGAGTATGGCAACGTGATGGTTCCTACTGATAAGATGGATGAACTAAAGAGGAG GTTCACCGGTGTCAGAGTGTCTGCTAAATATCACGGGATTAAGCTGGAGTACCGGGAGCACCGCCACACAGTTCTGGATCTGCTGGGGCAGGTCAGGACCAAGCTCCGGCTCTGGAAGAGACCTTACATCTCGCCGGAGGCTGTCAGGGTGTTGCTGCAAGAATGGCAT gAGCTGGTAAACAGACAGGAGTTAACTTCACTTTTGGAAGCAACTCTTCATAAACTGAAGCAGGTTTCCGAAAAATATTCAAGCAAATCTGCCCTCT CTGCAGATTATCCCCACGTCCGTCAGCAGGTGAAGCATCTGGGCGAGGACACCGCTGTGGTTTTGGAGGAGGTGACCACGTCTAAGAGTACCATGAGTCGGGTCCTGTCAGCCTGGGACTCCTACAGCGACTGCCTCAGCTCCCTGCAGGCGTGGCTGGAGCAGGGCTCTGTCAGACACAGCCAGGGCCACAGACCAGAG GTGACATCTGAGTCTATTGCAGAGTGGGGCTCCCGACAGGCCTATCTGAACGAGGTGGGTAACTTCCTGATCGAGTCGACAGACCCTCAGACCAGCAGGAGCCTGGCAGAGGAGCTGCGCAGACTCAACATGCACTGGGCTGAGTTTGTCAAGAGGAACACATTT GACAACAAGGCTGAGCCCGGTGCTGATGTCCAGGCCAGACCCCAGGACATCCAAGCTCTGCTCAAAGAAGCCACACTCCTCCTCAAAGAGCCTCTGGAAGCCACGGCAGGTCCTTTACGCACCTACAGAAAAAGGATACAG TTCatactgagaaaaataaaagaagtggaTCTGGAGGCTTTGACTCCCTCCCCAGAATGCCCGGCAGATCAGTTACAGAAACTGAAGCCTGCTTTACTTGAA GTGATGCAGACCTTGCTTGAGGCAGAACAGGTGTGTGCAGAACTGCAGCACAGTGTGTCAGGTCTGGACAGCCGCCTTGCTGAACTTCTGCACTGGGAGACTGAGGCCAGGGGGCTCTACCAGCTGCTGAGGGCCGCAGAGCGGCAACAGCGGGGTCAAGACCCACGAGCCAAG GTTCTGATATCTCGTGGGCTACAGCTAGAGGGTCAGGTGGTCACAGAGGAGCAGGACGTGCAGGTGATGGTAATGAAGAGTCAGAAGAACTCTCCCATCCAGTACCTCCACGCCTCCGCCATGCAGGATCGAGTCCGAGCTGCAGTCGCACAGTCTCAG GAAGCTGTAGGTATGCTGAGCAGCCTGGGAGCCAGAAGAGATAGAAGCAGAAGCCCACCAGAAGGGCCCCCTCCATCAAAGGTCTTCATCCAAGCTAAAGAGAAGCCTCAACATATGATAGAGTCAGACACTGGACACCAAGCTCAGCAAGTCGAGACAAAGTCAGTTTCTCATCCATGTCATGAAACCTTTGTGCCAAAGATAGTGGTGCAggaatacagagaaaaaaagatgactTCTCCTCCGATGCCATATACCTACGCACAAGCAGTGACACAGATCAGGACAAAGTCGCCACCGGAAGGCCAAGACGCGGCCTTGCCAGAGAGTGCTGTGCAAATACAACAGCAGGTGCAGGGACAAGGGTTGATCCTGCAGCAACAGCCACCACAGCAAGAACAACTTCAGAAACAGACAGCAATAGAGCGAGAACATCAAGAACACAAGCAACAGTTAACTCAAGAGGCGCAACAGCAGTTGATGCCAACTGAACCTCAACAACAGGAactggagcagcagcaacatttaGAAATATATCAGGATCAAGTTCAGCGGCGTGTGGTAACTCAAGTACAGGTTGAAACACAAGTCAGGCAGACACCAGAGCACTATGAGCAGATGTTGCCTCATCAGCAACCTGGAAGGAAATCACCTCTGAGCTCTCAGGAGCTTAAAAGCAGAAAGGCTCAAGCCATGAAGAACCGGCCCTGGCTTCAGAAGCCAGCCTCAGGAAAGCATAAAACTTCTGCTCCAGGTGCAGAACGATATTCCACTGAGGGGCCTATTCAGGCTGAGCCACagtcagacaaagaaacagtggGATCAGTTCAGCTTGTTCCACAGCATACAGCAGCTGCCAGACCGCTGCCTGAGACACAGGCAAAGGTTACGGAGCAGCCTCAACAAGACACACAGCGGCTTCACaaacaagagcagcagcagcaagagcaactgcaacatcagcaacaacagcaaaaagagAAGCGTCagaaacaacaaccacagcacATGGAAAAACAGCCAAAGCAAAAGGAGCAGTTGctgctgcaggaacaacaaaaacaaccacaagaaCTACTGCCTGTATTAAGACAGACAGAACCTCATTCAGACACCAAGGCTGAATGCCAGACTACAACTATGATGCAGCCTCACCCACAAACAGGTCCAAAGGTTCAAAATCAGTCACAACCCCAAACCACAGTTTATCAAAAATCTCAGACAGTAGTCCAAGTGCGGTCCACAAGTGTGTCCCACACTACCATAGAGAGTCTGCAGCCAGCCAAGACCATGTCCCAAACCATAGTGAGTGAAGGTCAACCACCATCACAAGTTCTTCCACTGCCTCATGGTCTCATGAAGACACAATCATTGACCCAGTCACAAACACAACTACAACTCCAGCCCCAAGTTCAGACTCACACCCAAGTATGTGTCCCAGGTGGACCTCAGCCATCTATGCAGCCACAGGCTTTAGGCCATGGCCCAGATGGAGCTCAAATCAGACCTTCTTCACCTAAGCAGGCCCCACTGCAGGGCCACATTCAGCCTCCTGTGCCATCTCACATTCAGCTACGTAGTCATCCACAGTCATGGGCCCATGTTAGGCCCCCCTCCCCAAAGCCACAAACACATGCCCCAGTGGAATCTCAGTCAGTGCCCCAGGCTCAAACCCATGCTCAGCCAAAGATCCAGTCTCAGGCCCATGTTCAGCCGGTGACCCAGGGTCTAATTCATGCTCAACCAATGACTCACAACCAACCTTTGGCTCAACAAACCCAAGCTCAGTTTGCTGTCCAGCCTCAGATTCATTCTCAGCCTATAACTCAGTATTCCACACATGCTCAGCCAGCTGTCCAGTCAGGCCACAGCCAAGTTCATGCTTGGAGTCAGGTTAGAACTTCATCCCCACTGTCTATCCCACATCCACAGGCTACAACACAACCTCCATTTTATCCTCAAGGTTACTCCCAGGGTAAATCCCCCCCCCTGCAGTGGATACCAAAACAGGAGTCCCAAAACCAAGCCATTTCCCAGCAGACTCATCCGATTCCCCAACCATACCCTCAGCAAATAGGTCAGTCTCCACAGTCTCAGGCTTATCCAGCAGCTCAACCTGTACCACAGTGGTCCCAAGCTGGGTCCCAGGTAGGACCTCAGTTGGGGCACCCTGGATATTCTCACATGGGGCCATCATATACTCGTCCTCAGATTCAGCCACAAGTGCAAACCCAACCCTGGGCTCAAACACAGCCCCAAGTGAGACCCCACGGTTCCATGCAGCAACAACCTCAGATGAGAACTTATGATATGTTTCATATCCAGACACAGCAAGGCCAAGTTCAGCATCAGACATGGGCTCAGGCACCACCCCAAATTCAGCCCCAGCCGTATTCCCAACTTCAGCCCCAGCCGTATTCCCAACTTCAGCCCCAGCCTCATTCTCAGCAGTATTCACAGGTTCAGCATCACCCTCTCCCACAGATGCAAGCTTCAATACCTACCCAGTCACAACCACCACATCACACCCATTCACAGCCCCAGCTCCAACCTCAGCTGCAAGCCCAGTCCCAAGCACAAATTCAGACACAGCCATTGAGAAAAGTAAAGCCCCATGTCCAAACACAGCAGTCTCAGCTCAGTCTCCAGTTCCAGCAGCCTCCACATCCTAAACATCAAACCCAGTCTCAAACACCACCAAAAACTCAGTCAGCAACTCAGCCAAAAGGTGAATTACCTACACAGCCCAAACCTCCTGTCCA TTCAGTCACCAACCCAACCCAAGGTCGAATCACTGCCACAACCTATACATGA